The following coding sequences lie in one Xiphias gladius isolate SHS-SW01 ecotype Sanya breed wild chromosome 24, ASM1685928v1, whole genome shotgun sequence genomic window:
- the si:ch211-195b13.1 gene encoding STKc_SGK domain-containing protein isoform X1, whose translation MAVTEAGCDLTYCRMRGIVAVLAAFIKERKMGLNDFIQKLVSTPHICQHVEVNSLLKIDENQNEEVENNQHPESPMCLNSQSSLAEDTQIKPCDFDYLRIIGKGSFGKVLLARHKESTQYYAVKVLQKKIILKKKEQKHIMAERSVLMKNIKHPFLVGLHYSFQTNDKLYFVLDYVNGGELFYHLQRERVFLEPRARFYAAEIASALGYLHSLHIVYRDLKPENILLDSQGHIVLTDFGLCKEGLEPSGTTTTFCGTPEYLAPEVLQKQAYDRTVDWWCLGSVLYEMLYGLPPFYSRNTAEMYNNILHKAPVLKPNVSNAGRELLEGLLQKDRTKRLGVKDDFLELKYHSFFSPISWDDLMAKKITPPFAPSVSGPTDLRHFDPEFTHLPVSSSLCTDTLTVTSSVKEAAGAFPGFSYGPPADHSFM comes from the exons ATGGCTGTGACCGAGGCTGGATGTGATCTAACTTACTGCCGGATGAGGGGGATCGTAGCCGTTCTCGCCG CTTTCATcaaggagagaaaaatgggGCTGAATGACTTCATCCAGAAGCTGGTGTCTACCCCACATATCTGCCAACA cgTTGAAGTCAACAGTCTCCTGAAGATTGATGAGAATCAGAATGAGGAGgttgaaaataatcaacatcCTGAAAGTCCG ATGTGCCTAAATTCACAAAGTTCACTGGCTGAGGACACTCA GATCAAACCCTGTGATTTTGACTACCTCAGAATCATCGGCAAAGGCAGCTTTGGAAAG GTTCTGCTGGCTCGACACAAAGAGTCCACCCAATACTACGCTGTCAAAGTGCTGCAGAAGAAAATCATCCTGAAGAAGAAAGAG caAAAGCATATCATGGCTGAGCGCAGTGTGCTGATGAAGAACATCAAGCACCCCTTCCTGGTGGGGCTGCACTACTCTTTCCAGACTAATGACAAACTGTACTTCGTGCTGGACTACGTTAACGGTGGAGAG ctgTTCTACCATCTCCAGAGAGAGAGGGTCTTCCTGGAGCCCAGAGCCAGGTTTTACGCTGCTGAAATTGCAAGTGCACTTGGCTACCTCCACTCCCTACACATTGTGTACAG ggACCTGAAGCCTGAGAACATCCTGTTAGACTCACAGGGCCATATTGTCCTGACAGACTTTGGTCTCTGCAAAGAAGGCCTTGAGCCCAGTGGTACCACGACAACCTTCTGCGGGACACCTGAG TATTTGGCCCCTGAGGTTCTACAGAAGCAGGCGTACGACCGCACTGTCGACTGGTGGTGCCTGGGATCTGTGCTCTATGAGATGCTCTATGGACTT CCCCCGTTCTACAGTCGCAACACAGCTGAGATGTACAACAACATCCTGCACAAGGCTCCAGTGCTAAAGCCCAACGTCTCAAACGCGGGCAGGGAACTTCTGGAGGGCCTCCTGCAGAAGGATCGCACCAAGAGGCTGGGAGTGAAGGATGATTTT CTTGAACTCAAGTAccattccttcttttctccGATCAGCTGGGATGACCTGATGGCCAAGAAGATCACGCCTCCATTTGCTCCCTCAGTG AGCGGTCCCACAGACCTCCGACACTTCGACCCCGAGTTCACCCACCTTCCCGTGTCCTCCTCCCTGTGCACTGACACCCTGACTGTGACCAGCAGCGTCAAGGAAGCGGCTGGAGCCTTCCCAGGCTTCTCTTACGGGCCTCCAGCAGACCACTCCTTCATGTGA
- the si:ch211-195b13.1 gene encoding STKc_SGK domain-containing protein isoform X2, translated as MAVTEAGCDLTYCRMRGIVAVLAAFIKERKMGLNDFIQKLVSTPHICQHVEVNSLLKIDENQNEEVENNQHPESPMCLNSQSSLAEDTQIKPCDFDYLRIIGKGSFGKVLLARHKESTQYYAVKVLQKKIILKKKEQKHIMAERSVLMKNIKHPFLVGLHYSFQTNDKLYFVLDYVNGGELFYHLQRERVFLEPRARFYAAEIASALGYLHSLHIVYRDLKPENILLDSQGHIVLTDFGLCKEGLEPSGTTTTFCGTPEYLAPEVLQKQAYDRTVDWWCLGSVLYEMLYGLPPFYSRNTAEMYNNILHKAPVLKPNVSNAGRELLEGLLQKDRTKRLGVKDDFLG; from the exons ATGGCTGTGACCGAGGCTGGATGTGATCTAACTTACTGCCGGATGAGGGGGATCGTAGCCGTTCTCGCCG CTTTCATcaaggagagaaaaatgggGCTGAATGACTTCATCCAGAAGCTGGTGTCTACCCCACATATCTGCCAACA cgTTGAAGTCAACAGTCTCCTGAAGATTGATGAGAATCAGAATGAGGAGgttgaaaataatcaacatcCTGAAAGTCCG ATGTGCCTAAATTCACAAAGTTCACTGGCTGAGGACACTCA GATCAAACCCTGTGATTTTGACTACCTCAGAATCATCGGCAAAGGCAGCTTTGGAAAG GTTCTGCTGGCTCGACACAAAGAGTCCACCCAATACTACGCTGTCAAAGTGCTGCAGAAGAAAATCATCCTGAAGAAGAAAGAG caAAAGCATATCATGGCTGAGCGCAGTGTGCTGATGAAGAACATCAAGCACCCCTTCCTGGTGGGGCTGCACTACTCTTTCCAGACTAATGACAAACTGTACTTCGTGCTGGACTACGTTAACGGTGGAGAG ctgTTCTACCATCTCCAGAGAGAGAGGGTCTTCCTGGAGCCCAGAGCCAGGTTTTACGCTGCTGAAATTGCAAGTGCACTTGGCTACCTCCACTCCCTACACATTGTGTACAG ggACCTGAAGCCTGAGAACATCCTGTTAGACTCACAGGGCCATATTGTCCTGACAGACTTTGGTCTCTGCAAAGAAGGCCTTGAGCCCAGTGGTACCACGACAACCTTCTGCGGGACACCTGAG TATTTGGCCCCTGAGGTTCTACAGAAGCAGGCGTACGACCGCACTGTCGACTGGTGGTGCCTGGGATCTGTGCTCTATGAGATGCTCTATGGACTT CCCCCGTTCTACAGTCGCAACACAGCTGAGATGTACAACAACATCCTGCACAAGGCTCCAGTGCTAAAGCCCAACGTCTCAAACGCGGGCAGGGAACTTCTGGAGGGCCTCCTGCAGAAGGATCGCACCAAGAGGCTGGGAGTGAAGGATGATTTT CTGGGATGA